One genomic region from Quercus robur chromosome 4, dhQueRobu3.1, whole genome shotgun sequence encodes:
- the LOC126721457 gene encoding zinc finger BED domain-containing protein RICESLEEPER 2-like, producing MEDTNTDTNKSGSSSPSGSPLRTGRCPLPTLRSPSPFSRSPSPLSPGSSPSGSPLNENPKSPTVDLVGEDLEVEEQEGTEREQEPTNEDLDTSRKRKTTSDVWSHFTRKKVDGKVKTQCHHCNKLYLGESSQGTTHLRNHLARCPRMKFKDIRDMRQQVLIKQQNKVDGTMSLSTYQFDQVRVRNKLARMVILHEYPLSMVDHIGFKEFVADLQPMFKLVTRNTLKSDIFKIYDNEREKALKMTDKNESKMAITTDMWTSSNKKRGFMVITAHFIDYTWMLQSRVLRFVYVPSPHTKEVLAEVLVDCFLEWNIDRKLSTITVDNCSTNDAMIRLLLNKLDTSSLMLGGSMLHMRCAAHILNLIVQDGLSLIGDGIERIRDSVIYWTGSPKRRQNFEENARQLRVQCTKELVLDCKTRWNSTYLMLSTALIYKDVFSRLAKREISYTCLPYDYDWELAKDICGRLELFHSATEFFSGRKYPTTNMYFNVVCELKIALNEWSVYSNEMISTMAESMLAKFNSYWANVSVVMAIAAILDPRYKMKLLEFYYPNIYGDNSNLEIEKIKNLCYDLLDEYGDINESSVDNEGSSHIPASTSSPMAQMKFRLSGVMSSFDEFVNNSSSSSKKHGSARMEFDHFIDEGVLKRSEDFDILGWWKSNGLKYPTLQRIARDILAIPVTTVASESAFSTSGRLLSPHRSRLHPKTIEAMMCAQNWLWSEINSSSTMSGDCTVQTILDDGEPNEEDGSCVTIMDD from the exons ATGGAAGacacaaacacagacacaaACAAATCTGGTTCTTCCTCGCCAAGTGGTTCTCCCTTGAGAACCGGACGTTGTCCCTTGCCGACTTTGCGGTCTCCTTCTCCATTTTCACGGTCACCCTCACCATTGTCACCTGGCAGTTCACCCTCAGGATCACCATTAAATGA GAATCCGAAATCTCCGACGGTGGACTTAGTAGGAGAAGACTTAGAGGTAGAGGAACAAGAAGGGACAGAGAGAGAGCAAGAGCCTACAAATGAGGACTTGGAtacaagtagaaaaagaaagactacCTCAGATGTTTGGTCTCACTTTACAAGGAAGAAAGTTGACGGAAAAGTTAAAACCCAATGCCATCATTGTAACAAACTTTACTTGGGTGAGTCTAGCCAAGGTACAACTCATTTACGTAATCATTTAGCAAGATGTCCACGGATGAAATTTAAAGATATAAGGGATATGAGACAACAAGTTTTgatcaaacaacaaaataaggTGGATGGAACCATGAGTTTAAGTACTTATCAATTTGATCAAGTTAGAGTGAGGAATAAGCTTGCCCGTATGGTCATCCTACATGAATATCCTCTTTCAATGGTTGACCATATTGGGTTTAAAGAATTTGTGGCCGATCTTCAACCTATGTTTAAACTTGTCACAAGAAATACTTTGAAGAGTGACATTTTTAAGATCTATGATAATGAGAGGGAGAAAGCTTTGAAGATGACGGACAAGAATGAAAGTAAGATGGCCATTACAACCGATATGTGGACTTCAAGTAACAAAAAGAGAGGGTTTATGGTCATTACCGCTCATTTCATTGATTATACTTGGATGTTGCAAAGCCGGGTtctaag gtttgtttaTGTTCCTTCTCCACACACAAAAGAAGTTCTTGCTGAAGTCcttgttgattgttttttagAGTGGAACATTGATAGGAAGTTGTCTACAATTACTGTTGATAATTGTAGTACTAATGATGCCATGATTAGACTTCTTTTGAATAAGCTTGATACTAGTTCTCTTATGTTGGGTGGGTCTATGTTGCATATGAGGTGTGCTgcacatattttgaatttgattgttcaaGATGGGTTGTCTCTTATTGGTGATGGTATTGAGAGGATTCGTGATAGTGTGATTTATTGGACTGGATCACCAAAAAGAAggcaaaattttgaagaaaatgcaCGTCAATTGCGTGTTCAATGCACCAAAGAGTTAGTCTTAGATTGTAAAACTCGTTGGAATTCAACTTACTTAATGCTTTCTACTGCATTGATTTATAAAGATGTTTTCTCACGTTTGGCTAAACGTGAAATATCTTATACTTGTTTACCATATGATTATGATTGGGAGTTAGCCAAAGATATTTGTGGGAGGTTGGAGTTGTTTCATAGTGCGACTGAGTTTTTCTCTGGTCGTAAGTACCCCACAACTAATATGTATTTTAATGTGGTGTGTGAGTTGAAAATTGCATTGAATGAATGGAGTGTGTATTCAAATGAGATGATAAGTACGATGGCGGAAAGTATGCTTGCTAAGTTTAATTCTTATTGGGCTAATGTTAGTGTTGTTATGGCTATTGCTGCTATCTTAGATCCAAGATATAAGATGAAGttattagaattttattatCCTAACATTTATGGTGATAATTCTAATTTggagattgaaaaaattaagaatctttGTTATGATTTACTTGATGAGTATGGAGATATAAATGAGTCCTCTGTAGATAATGAAGGAAGTTCCCATATTCCTGCTAGTACTTCAAGCCCTATGGCACAAATGAAATTTAGGTTGAGTGGGGTAATGTCATCTTTTGATGAGTTTGTGAATAATAGTTCAAGTAGTTCAAAGAAACATGGGAGTGCTAGAATGGAATTTGATCATTTCATTGATGAGGGAGTGTTGAAGAGGAGTgaagattttgatattttgggatGGTGGAAAAGTAATGGTTTAAAGTATCCTACTTTACAAAGGATTGCAAGAGATATTTTAGCCATTCCTGTTACAACTGTTGCTTCAGAATCGGCCTTTAGCACTAGTGGGAGACTTTTAAGTCCACACCGTAGTAGGCTACATCCCAAGACTATAGAGGCAATGATGTGTGCTCAGAATTGGTTATGGAGTGAAATCAACA GTTCTTCAACTATGTCCGGAGATTGTACCGTTCAAACAATTCTTGATGATGGGGAGCCCAATGAAGAGGATGGGAGTTGTGTCACAATTATGGATGATTAg